AGTTCTGAGGATGGCGAGCATGGTTTCGGCGTTGAACACGCGACATGGTCACCAGATTCGAAGTTCTTCGTTTACAGCATGTCCAGCTCGGGCGGTCACCAATCCTGGCATTTCCCTACATACTTCGTTTCCGTTAATGATTTCAAAACGAGATGTCTGGATGACTATGTTGGTTCAATAACACAGACTGAACTTTCGTTTAATCCGCCCGACATAGTTCATGTTTACGGCCATGCACCAAACGATTTTGAAAAAGAAACTGAAATTAGCGCCAGCCTTTCAAAACTGCTAAAGGAATGAACCAACAACCGCGTCCACAGCGACGCGCCGAAGGGCGGCGCGTGACGCGGGCGTTCCCAAGAGAGATGATAATGAAAAAGTGCCCCTTCTGTGCTGAAGATATTCAAGACGACGCGATAAAGTGTAAACACTGCGGTGAGTTCCTGGATGCCTCCGCACGCCCACGCATGGCAGAAGAAAAGATCCCCTGGTATTTCGGGAAAACCTTTATCATCATCGCCGTCTTGTCTGTGGGACCGCTGGCGTTGCCCTTGATCTGGTGGCGTCCGCAAACGACGCGGGCATGGAAGATCGGGCTCACCATAGGGATCCTTGTCCTCAGTTGGATTTTGTACCAAACCACGATGGAATCCATCCGAACGATCCAGAAGTATTACAAAATGCTTGAAGGACTTTGAAATTATGTGCAAATGTTCTGATCGCCAGCACCGGTGAAGTACGTCCCCGAGGTAATCTCCCGCAAGGTCTATCATACATAACTACATGCCCTCCTCTCTCGCTCCAGATGAACCGCAGGCGATCCTGCGGCACCGTCCGTTCGTCCTGTTCTGGTTCGCCCGTGTCGCGACCATGGTCGCCTTCCAGATGCAGGCCGTTGCCGTGGGCTGGCAGATCTACGCCCTCACCGGCAGCGCGCTGTATCTCGGCCTTGTCGGGCTTGCGCAGTTCCTGCCCATGTTCCTGCTGACGCTCGCCGTGGGCCACGTTGCGGACCGATACGACCGCCGCACCATTGCGCGGGTCTGCCAGTTCACTGAAGGCCTGGCCGCCTTCGCACTGGCCTGGGGGAGCGCGGCGGGCTGGCAGAGCAAGGAGAGCATCCTCGCCATCATGTTCGTCGTCGGCGCCGTACACGCCTTCGAAGGGCCGACCATGCAGTCGCTCCTGCCCGGCCTGGTCACCGCCCAGCTCCTTCCGCGGGCGCTCGCCTGGTCCGCGTCGGCAATGCAGACCGCAACCATTGTCGGGCCGGCGCTCGGCGGCCTCCTGTATACCGTGGGCCCGACCGAGGTCTATGCAGCAGCAGGCATCCTGTTCCTGGCTGCAAGCGTATTTCTCGGCCTCATCCGCGCAGGCCGCGCTCCCGCCTTGCACGAACCCGCAAGCATCAAATCGGTGTTCGCCGGCATCGCCTTCATCCGCAGCCGTCCCGAGGTTTTGGGCGCCATATCCCTCGACCTCTTTGCCGTGCTTCTGGGCGGAGCTACGGCCCTCCTGCCGATCTATGCGCGCGACATCCTGATGACCGGACCGTGGGGGCTGGGCCTCCTCCGTTCGGCGCCCGCAGTGGGAGCACTTGCCATGTCCCTTTTCCTGGCGCGTTATCCGCTCAAGCGCCGCGTGGGCAGGACCATGTTCAATGCCGTAGCCGTCTTCGGCGTCGCAACCATCGTGTTCGCTCTCTCGACGTCCTTCGTCCTGTCCCTCGTTGCCCTTGCCGTGCTCGGAGCCGCCGACGTGATCAGCGTCGTGATCAGGCACTCGCTGGTCCAGATCGAAACGCCTGACGAGATGCGGGGCCGGGTCAGCGCTGTTAACTCCCTGTTCATCGGAACATCGAACCAGCTGGGTGAGTTCGAATCGGGGATCACCGCGGCCTGGTTCGGGGCGGTCTTCGCCGTCCTGATCGGCGGCATCGGCACGATCATCGTCGTAGCGCTCTGGATGCGGTTTTTCCCGCAGCTGGTGCGAACCGACACCCTGGATTCAAAGAAATGAAGCAGGATTGTCATTAAGGGTCATATACTAGAAACACCGGATCGGAACCAATGGAAGCAATCAAGATTCTGCTAAATGACTTTCCCGCGAATGCGGGAATCCAGTTCAGTTTTTTATCCACAGATTGCGCAGACTTCACAGATTAAACCGAAGAAAAATTACTATTTTTACAATCTGCGTCCATCTGCGACGTCTGCGGATAGATTTTTTTTTCGCGTCTTCTGAAGGATAGTCATACTGAGTGGTTACATTCGATGTAAAACTATTATCAGACAGTTAATAAGCTCGACACCAATATAGGTTATAATAGGACGGCGTCCGAGATAGGGGTAGCTGCCGGAATCAAAGGAGTATATACAATGCTCATGAAACGCGGGATCTTAATAGCCCTCATCCTGATCCTGCCGGGGTGCTCATTATCGAGGCTCCTCGGCACCAAACTAGAGCGGCCCACCTTCGCGTACTCGGGATACGAACTCGCGGAGGTCTCGGAGAGCGAGACAACCGTTCACTTTCTGTTCTCCGCGCACAACCCGAATAAGGTAGGAATCAAGGACGTGCTTGTTTCCTATGAACTCTTTGTAGAGGGGAATTTTCTGCTGCAGGGAAATGACATACGTTTAGTGTTGCCTCCAAAAAGCGATACGGTGATCCAGGTTCCAGCAATAATCGCTTATAAGGACCTCTTGCCTGTCCTGGGGTCCCTTGCTGCTAGAATTTTATCAGGACAGAAAACAGTTCCGATAACGATCAATGCCGTCTTTTCCGGAAAGCCTTTGGTCTATGACGAGTCGGGTCAAGGAAGCGCGTTTTCGTTCGAGAAGAATCTGACGAAGACCGAGGACATCCCTATACCGCTGGATAAGATCAACAAGGCCATGA
This is a stretch of genomic DNA from Nitrospirota bacterium. It encodes these proteins:
- a CDS encoding zinc ribbon domain-containing protein — encoded protein: MKKCPFCAEDIQDDAIKCKHCGEFLDASARPRMAEEKIPWYFGKTFIIIAVLSVGPLALPLIWWRPQTTRAWKIGLTIGILVLSWILYQTTMESIRTIQKYYKMLEGL
- a CDS encoding MFS transporter yields the protein MPSSLAPDEPQAILRHRPFVLFWFARVATMVAFQMQAVAVGWQIYALTGSALYLGLVGLAQFLPMFLLTLAVGHVADRYDRRTIARVCQFTEGLAAFALAWGSAAGWQSKESILAIMFVVGAVHAFEGPTMQSLLPGLVTAQLLPRALAWSASAMQTATIVGPALGGLLYTVGPTEVYAAAGILFLAASVFLGLIRAGRAPALHEPASIKSVFAGIAFIRSRPEVLGAISLDLFAVLLGGATALLPIYARDILMTGPWGLGLLRSAPAVGALAMSLFLARYPLKRRVGRTMFNAVAVFGVATIVFALSTSFVLSLVALAVLGAADVISVVIRHSLVQIETPDEMRGRVSAVNSLFIGTSNQLGEFESGITAAWFGAVFAVLIGGIGTIIVVALWMRFFPQLVRTDTLDSKK
- a CDS encoding LEA type 2 family protein, which gives rise to MLMKRGILIALILILPGCSLSRLLGTKLERPTFAYSGYELAEVSESETTVHFLFSAHNPNKVGIKDVLVSYELFVEGNFLLQGNDIRLVLPPKSDTVIQVPAIIAYKDLLPVLGSLAARILSGQKTVPITINAVFSGKPLVYDESGQGSAFSFEKNLTKTEDIPIPLDKINKAMKRFRDAIQNF